From Bacillus sp. Bos-x628, the proteins below share one genomic window:
- a CDS encoding aspartate aminotransferase family protein yields the protein MQSTKPTVDSLFMNQSQQGMEAFQTALHTSIDSLLTEWKKGKGPYSGILPGKLADSVESLFQFQPSGEAIESVFQDVKDHLLPHLVNVSHPKCLAHLHCPPLIPALAAEVIVSSFNQSMDSFDQSGIASLVEERILKWLCEKFSYGDMADGTFTSGGTQSNYMGLLLARDSFCENTWQWNVQKKGLPREAHRMRILCSKNAHFTVKKSASQLGLGEDAVVLVETDEHHRMNITDLKQKLADLQADQLLPFAIVATCGTTDFGSIDPVSDIYDVAKKYGIWIHADAAYGGALVLSHAYRDKLAGIELADSITVDFHKQFYQPISCGAFLLKDKRHFGLIDYHADYLNPKEDEIEGILHLVNKSVQTTRRFDALKLLLSLRLIGEEGFGDIIDHTIRLANDVASLIDQHDDLEVINQKPEINAVVFRFIDDKRANEINKSIHRTLFQTGSAVVAKTVVNGHTCLKFTLLNPRTTINHIEEILSDIVDIGIAHIQSGRVLN from the coding sequence ATGCAGTCAACTAAACCTACTGTCGATTCACTATTTATGAACCAAAGTCAGCAAGGGATGGAAGCTTTTCAAACAGCACTCCATACATCAATCGACAGTTTGCTTACAGAATGGAAAAAGGGCAAAGGACCATATAGCGGAATATTGCCTGGGAAATTAGCAGATAGTGTCGAATCATTATTTCAATTTCAACCGTCTGGAGAAGCAATTGAATCGGTCTTTCAAGATGTAAAAGACCATCTCTTGCCTCATTTAGTCAATGTGTCTCATCCGAAATGCTTAGCACATCTTCATTGTCCGCCTCTTATTCCTGCACTTGCAGCAGAGGTAATCGTTAGTTCCTTTAACCAATCCATGGATTCTTTCGACCAAAGTGGCATTGCCTCTTTGGTTGAGGAGCGAATCCTCAAGTGGTTATGTGAAAAGTTTTCTTATGGAGATATGGCAGATGGGACTTTTACTAGCGGCGGAACACAATCTAATTATATGGGGCTACTGCTTGCTAGAGATTCATTTTGTGAAAACACATGGCAATGGAATGTTCAAAAGAAGGGTTTACCGAGGGAAGCTCACCGAATGCGAATTCTCTGCTCTAAGAATGCACATTTCACAGTAAAGAAATCAGCTTCTCAACTGGGATTAGGAGAAGATGCAGTGGTTCTAGTAGAGACGGATGAGCATCATCGAATGAATATAACGGATTTGAAACAGAAACTCGCTGATCTTCAGGCAGATCAGTTGTTGCCATTTGCTATTGTGGCTACTTGCGGAACAACTGATTTTGGCAGTATCGATCCAGTTAGTGACATTTACGACGTCGCCAAAAAATATGGCATTTGGATTCATGCTGATGCAGCTTATGGCGGAGCACTTGTACTAAGCCATGCCTATCGAGATAAGCTCGCTGGCATTGAACTGGCTGATTCGATCACTGTCGATTTTCATAAACAATTTTATCAGCCCATCTCCTGTGGGGCATTTTTGTTAAAGGATAAAAGACATTTTGGATTGATCGATTACCATGCAGATTACCTCAATCCGAAAGAAGATGAGATCGAGGGAATTCTTCATCTTGTGAATAAGTCAGTACAAACAACGCGCCGATTTGATGCTTTGAAATTGCTTCTATCTCTTCGGCTCATTGGTGAGGAAGGATTCGGTGACATCATTGACCATACCATTCGTTTAGCAAATGATGTTGCTTCTCTGATTGACCAGCATGACGATCTTGAAGTGATCAATCAAAAGCCGGAGATCAATGCGGTTGTTTTCCGATTTATTGATGACAAGCGAGCTAATGAAATAAACAAGTCGATTCATCGTACATTATTTCAAACAGGTTCTGCAGTTGTCGCGAAAACAGTCGTTAATGGTCATACATGCCTGAAATTCACTTTATTAAATCCGAGAACGACAATCAATCATATTGAGGAAATCCTTTCTGACATCGTTGATATCGGGATCGCTCATATTCAATCCGGGAGGGTACTAAATTGA
- a CDS encoding YajQ family cyclic di-GMP-binding protein has protein sequence MAKESSFDIVSKIELPEVQNAIQAALKEIKNRYDFKGSKSDISLEKEELVLISDDDFKLEQLKDVLVSKLIKRNVPTKNIDYGKTEHALGGTVRQRAKLISGIDKDNAKKINTLIKQSGLKVKSQFQDDQVRVTGKNKDDLQEVISLIRKADLPIDVQFINFR, from the coding sequence ATGGCAAAAGAAAGTTCGTTTGACATTGTATCGAAGATCGAATTACCAGAGGTGCAAAACGCCATTCAAGCAGCTTTAAAAGAAATCAAAAACCGTTATGATTTCAAAGGAAGTAAAAGTGATATTTCATTAGAGAAAGAAGAGCTCGTTCTCATCTCAGACGATGACTTCAAGCTAGAGCAGCTAAAAGATGTGCTTGTGTCAAAACTCATTAAACGAAATGTACCGACAAAAAATATCGACTACGGCAAAACCGAGCATGCACTTGGCGGGACTGTACGTCAACGTGCAAAACTGATTAGCGGAATTGATAAAGACAATGCTAAAAAAATCAACACACTCATTAAGCAATCTGGTCTCAAGGTGAAGTCTCAATTCCAAGATGATCAAGTGCGTGTGACAGGGAAAAATAAGGATGATTTACAGGAAGTCATTTCACTTATTCGCAAAGCTGATTTGCCGATTGATGTCCAATTTATAAATTTTCGATAA
- a CDS encoding aspartate aminotransferase family protein: MSIKTVSKNQQFLEQQNQRESNARSYPRRFPLAMQKAEGMIVTDADGREFYDCLAGAGTLALGHNHPVVIEAIERMLHEKRPLHTLDITSEIKEEFVNEIFSSLPKEFAKRAKIQFCGPTGGDAIEAAIKLVKTATGNRSILSFHGAYHGATHGTMSLSGNLSPKEKVQGLMPDVHFLPYPYEYRCPFGIGGKDSHRISSSYIERVLNDPESGILPPAGMILEAVQGEGGSIPASVEWLKEMRRITKEKKIPLIIDEVQTGIGRTGKMFAFEHAGIVPDVIVLSKAIGGSLPLSVVIYDKDLDQWNPGAHIGTFRGNQMAMAAGTATLKFIKETNLLDHVEQLGERMQASLKDIQKQVPALGDVRGRGLMIGVEVVNPDEKQDVDGSYPANPKLASLIQKNCFDKGLIVETGGRFGSVIRFLPPLIMTEEQLEKVITIFKEAVYDAVN; this comes from the coding sequence ATGTCCATCAAAACCGTTTCTAAAAATCAGCAGTTTTTAGAGCAGCAAAATCAAAGAGAATCTAATGCAAGGTCTTACCCGAGACGGTTCCCATTAGCTATGCAAAAAGCCGAAGGAATGATTGTGACAGATGCTGATGGCAGAGAGTTTTATGACTGCTTGGCAGGAGCAGGAACGCTTGCGCTAGGTCATAATCATCCGGTTGTCATAGAAGCCATTGAGCGTATGCTTCATGAAAAGAGACCCTTGCATACGTTGGACATAACCTCAGAAATTAAAGAAGAATTTGTCAATGAGATATTTTCTAGTCTGCCAAAGGAATTTGCAAAAAGAGCGAAAATCCAATTTTGTGGACCAACTGGCGGTGATGCGATAGAAGCAGCAATTAAATTAGTCAAGACAGCGACAGGGAATCGTTCGATTCTTTCTTTCCATGGAGCGTACCATGGTGCGACTCATGGGACGATGTCATTAAGCGGGAATTTATCTCCAAAGGAAAAAGTGCAAGGATTAATGCCAGATGTTCATTTCTTGCCTTATCCGTATGAGTACCGGTGCCCATTTGGAATTGGCGGGAAAGATTCACACCGCATTTCCAGTTCCTATATTGAACGAGTATTAAATGACCCCGAAAGTGGGATTCTTCCTCCGGCAGGTATGATTCTTGAAGCTGTACAAGGAGAGGGAGGATCGATACCAGCATCAGTTGAATGGTTGAAAGAAATGAGACGGATTACAAAAGAGAAAAAAATTCCGCTCATTATTGATGAGGTTCAAACAGGAATTGGCAGAACGGGTAAGATGTTTGCTTTTGAACATGCGGGAATTGTTCCAGATGTCATTGTGCTATCAAAAGCAATCGGCGGTAGTCTTCCGCTTTCAGTTGTGATTTATGATAAAGACTTGGATCAATGGAATCCAGGAGCACATATTGGCACATTTAGAGGAAACCAAATGGCGATGGCTGCTGGAACTGCCACTCTTAAATTTATCAAAGAAACAAACTTGCTGGATCATGTCGAGCAGTTAGGAGAGCGTATGCAGGCTAGCTTAAAAGACATCCAAAAACAAGTGCCTGCATTAGGTGATGTTCGCGGAAGAGGGTTAATGATAGGAGTAGAAGTGGTCAATCCAGATGAGAAGCAAGATGTGGATGGAAGTTATCCGGCGAATCCTAAACTAGCCAGTTTGATACAGAAAAACTGCTTCGATAAAGGCTTAATTGTTGAAACAGGAGGCCGTTTTGGAAGTGTCATTCGATTCTTACCACCACTGATCATGACAGAAGAGCAGCTTGAAAAAGTCATCACTATTTTTAAAGAGGCAGTTTACGATGCAGTCAACTAA
- a CDS encoding IucA/IucC family siderophore biosynthesis protein, producing MNMQDELKIAVNPDAWKKANQKMVAKMLSEYMYEDMIHPVQLKGGDGIVQYELMIHEHKKYRYLAKPRLFDSYDTIAESIEYYQDGKWTKDVSAIIFLLDIQPIIPMSSETTGHLIKELHHTLLADVHLLSKKALRADELIDTDYAWIEGEMTGHPWIVYNKGRIGFSYEDYLAYAPERQESVQLSWIAVHRQLATFHAVEHENYEQIIKKELDEVTIRQFQRVLKDEGLNPTDYYMMPVHKWQWTHMIIQHFPEDLAMRRIVYLGEGLDQYVPQQSIRTFTNISNKGKHHIKLPMSILNTLVYRGLPSERTVIAPRITAHIKGIADQDPFLSDVCRVILPGENASINVDHPYYSKLPGAPYQYLEMLGVIFRESIYTYLDEGETPVTLAALTYEDHEGEPYIKQLIEKSKLSAKEWMAAFFHVVMPPLLHFMYQYGTVFSPHGQNTILVLKDYQPHRLAIKDFVDDVNISDQPLPELASLDEDLKEVLRSEPPEGLVQFIFTGLFICNLRYVSNVLENHQLLEETALWRLLAEEILDYQQQFPQLKERFALFDLFQPQLTKLCLNRNRMIDYGYGDGDDRPHASEHGKVTNALAHVLSSVGEK from the coding sequence ATGAATATGCAAGACGAATTGAAAATAGCAGTGAACCCAGATGCGTGGAAAAAAGCAAACCAGAAAATGGTGGCAAAAATGCTGTCTGAATATATGTATGAGGATATGATTCATCCCGTTCAGCTTAAAGGCGGGGATGGAATCGTTCAGTATGAACTAATGATTCATGAACATAAGAAATATCGTTATCTTGCAAAACCTCGCTTGTTTGATAGTTATGATACGATTGCTGAATCAATTGAGTACTATCAAGATGGAAAATGGACAAAGGATGTCAGCGCTATTATTTTTTTACTGGATATACAGCCAATCATTCCGATGTCATCTGAAACAACAGGTCATCTGATCAAAGAGCTTCATCACACATTGTTAGCAGATGTTCATTTGTTATCGAAAAAGGCGCTTCGTGCGGATGAACTGATAGATACAGATTATGCGTGGATTGAAGGAGAGATGACCGGACATCCTTGGATTGTATATAACAAAGGACGTATCGGGTTCAGTTATGAAGATTACTTAGCCTATGCACCTGAAAGGCAAGAAAGTGTGCAGCTGTCTTGGATTGCCGTACACCGTCAGCTTGCAACATTTCATGCGGTCGAACATGAAAATTATGAGCAGATAATAAAGAAGGAATTAGATGAGGTGACCATTCGTCAATTTCAGCGTGTATTAAAGGATGAAGGCTTGAATCCGACTGATTATTATATGATGCCCGTTCATAAATGGCAATGGACACATATGATTATTCAACATTTCCCAGAAGATTTGGCCATGCGCCGCATTGTTTATTTAGGCGAGGGTCTTGATCAATACGTGCCGCAGCAGTCGATCAGAACCTTTACAAACATCTCAAATAAAGGAAAGCATCATATTAAATTACCAATGAGTATTTTAAATACGCTTGTGTATCGAGGGCTTCCGTCAGAGCGGACTGTCATCGCTCCTCGCATTACGGCACATATTAAAGGGATTGCCGATCAAGACCCATTTTTGTCTGACGTATGCCGCGTGATTTTACCAGGTGAAAATGCGAGTATAAATGTCGATCACCCTTACTACAGCAAACTACCTGGTGCGCCTTATCAATATCTTGAAATGCTCGGCGTGATTTTTAGAGAAAGTATTTATACGTACTTAGATGAAGGGGAGACCCCTGTGACACTTGCGGCACTGACGTATGAAGATCATGAAGGTGAACCGTATATTAAACAGCTAATTGAAAAATCGAAACTCTCGGCAAAAGAGTGGATGGCTGCTTTCTTCCATGTTGTGATGCCTCCGCTACTACATTTTATGTATCAATACGGGACGGTATTTTCCCCACATGGGCAAAATACGATTCTTGTCCTAAAAGATTATCAACCACATCGTTTGGCGATAAAGGATTTCGTTGATGATGTGAACATTAGTGACCAGCCACTGCCAGAATTAGCATCATTAGATGAAGATTTAAAAGAAGTGTTGCGAAGTGAACCCCCAGAAGGTTTAGTACAATTTATCTTTACAGGACTATTTATTTGTAACCTGCGTTACGTGTCAAATGTTTTAGAAAACCATCAGCTACTAGAAGAAACCGCTCTTTGGCGTTTGCTTGCAGAAGAAATTCTAGATTATCAGCAGCAATTCCCGCAACTAAAAGAACGTTTTGCATTATTTGACCTTTTCCAGCCTCAGCTAACAAAGCTTTGTTTAAACCGTAATCGAATGATTGATTATGGCTATGGAGATGGAGACGATCGCCCACATGCGTCAGAGCATGGGAAAGTAACAAATGCGCTTGCACACGTCCTATCATCTGTAGGCGAAAAATAA
- a CDS encoding IucA/IucC family protein: protein MSQYKQMAENATMQSFLNCFLRETGADQTTRKETRADGSVVFVTELAKQDLELVIPVRYFSPVGRHLFEFPIRYRPQGSDQKGTVLDYTTLVALCSKELLIEYGRTDAEDEFMLRIILSCRNIERFMRERESDREALSQADFEYIEAEQSLLLGHLTHPTPKSRQGMTEAEEAVYSPELKGTFQLHYFKAHHSIVLQDSSISQSAANLMLNELERQMPEERERLQTLTENGEYVLIPIHPLQVKVVMEKEFVHRYMEDGKLAYLGPLGADYTATSSFRTVYQKDSAYMLKFSVPVKITNSLRVNKQKELDRGVEMSRLLQTELGISLYDKFSGFRVIEDPAYLSIRGDEAESGFEVVIRQNPFLHNEKGASLIAGLCQDHAYGGKSRLAGVISDLAEKEGRSTEVVSKDWFKRYLTISLEPMLWLFETYGLALEAHQQNAVVQLKDGYPDTFYYRDNQGYYYSESKKDKLANLVQHLSVRSETICTDAVAVERLRYYFFFNHLFGLINGFGAEGLAREEHLLSLVRNTLLAHEQQFGASELTNSLLRSKELPSKANLLTRFEDMDELTGSLETQSRYTSVLNPLFVHKEALIG from the coding sequence TTGAGTCAATATAAACAGATGGCTGAAAATGCAACAATGCAAAGCTTTTTAAACTGCTTTCTGCGTGAAACGGGAGCAGATCAGACAACAAGAAAAGAGACAAGAGCAGACGGATCGGTTGTATTCGTCACAGAACTAGCAAAGCAAGATCTTGAATTGGTGATTCCCGTACGCTATTTTTCACCTGTAGGTCGTCATCTTTTTGAATTTCCAATTCGCTATCGACCACAAGGCAGTGATCAAAAAGGAACTGTATTAGATTACACCACACTTGTTGCCTTATGTTCAAAAGAACTTCTCATTGAGTACGGTCGCACAGATGCAGAGGATGAGTTCATGCTTCGCATCATTTTGAGCTGCCGAAATATTGAGCGTTTTATGAGAGAAAGGGAAAGTGATCGGGAGGCTCTTTCTCAAGCTGATTTTGAGTATATTGAAGCGGAGCAGTCGCTTCTCCTTGGACATTTGACGCACCCTACGCCAAAGAGCAGACAAGGGATGACAGAGGCAGAGGAAGCAGTCTATTCTCCTGAACTGAAAGGAACTTTTCAACTTCATTACTTTAAAGCGCACCATTCTATTGTGCTGCAGGATTCCTCTATCTCACAGTCTGCAGCAAACTTGATGCTAAATGAACTTGAGCGCCAAATGCCAGAAGAAAGAGAGAGGCTTCAGACGCTGACTGAGAATGGGGAATATGTGCTCATACCAATCCATCCACTCCAAGTAAAGGTGGTGATGGAGAAGGAATTTGTTCACCGCTATATGGAGGATGGGAAACTGGCGTATTTAGGACCGCTTGGCGCTGATTACACAGCAACATCTTCCTTTAGAACCGTCTATCAAAAAGACTCAGCATACATGCTGAAATTCTCAGTACCTGTGAAAATTACGAATTCTCTTCGAGTCAACAAACAAAAGGAACTCGATCGTGGTGTTGAAATGTCTCGTCTATTGCAAACGGAATTAGGGATATCTTTATACGATAAATTTTCAGGTTTTCGTGTGATTGAAGATCCTGCATATCTATCCATCCGAGGAGATGAAGCTGAATCTGGATTTGAAGTGGTGATTCGTCAAAATCCATTTTTGCACAATGAAAAAGGAGCCAGTTTGATCGCTGGATTATGTCAAGATCATGCCTATGGGGGGAAGTCACGTTTAGCAGGTGTCATTTCTGATCTGGCTGAAAAAGAAGGCAGATCAACAGAGGTAGTCAGCAAGGATTGGTTTAAACGATATTTAACCATTTCATTAGAGCCAATGCTGTGGCTATTTGAAACATATGGTCTTGCACTGGAAGCTCATCAGCAAAATGCCGTTGTCCAGTTAAAGGATGGATACCCAGACACATTCTATTATCGTGATAATCAAGGCTACTATTATAGTGAATCCAAAAAGGATAAGCTCGCAAATCTTGTGCAACATTTGAGCGTCAGAAGTGAAACCATTTGTACAGATGCTGTAGCTGTTGAGAGGCTGCGTTATTACTTCTTCTTTAATCATTTATTTGGTTTGATTAACGGATTTGGAGCGGAAGGGCTAGCAAGGGAAGAACATCTGCTCTCACTTGTTAGAAATACGCTGCTTGCTCATGAACAGCAATTTGGTGCATCTGAGCTTACAAATAGTCTTCTCCGTTCAAAGGAACTTCCTTCTAAAGCCAATTTGCTGACAAGATTTGAAGATATGGACGAGCTGACAGGTTCATTAGAAACACAATCTCGTTACACATCTGTGCTCAATCCACTTTTTGTGCATAAGGAGGCGCTGATTGGATGA
- a CDS encoding lysine N(6)-hydroxylase/L-ornithine N(5)-oxygenase family protein → MTRFNKQNNVVDVIGIGIGPFNLGLAALSEEVNDINALFFERSEAFHWHPGMLIEGTTLQVPFLADLVSMADVQSKYSFLNYLQEQNRLYSFYFLENFHIPRKEYSHYCRWVAEQLDSCRFGMNVESISFVEKAGEKRFKVHVRHMKDQTADVYESKHLVLGIGTQPAVPASLQPALGDRVFHSADYLNRKKEGFFKGKSVTVIGSGQSAAEVFYDILSEDEAKDIHWFTRSKGFFPMEYSNLGLEYFSPDYIDFFYELPQTKKDALLKQQDLLYKGISSAMIRDIYHLLYERSACGEQLNTVLQAMTEVNLIEETAGGLKLSCSQWVKEESFTHETDIVILATGYQSVLPSFIDPIAHHIEWDDQGRFQIEREYRLKTKMMGENDIFVQNAELHTHGVGAPDLGLGAYRNSVIINELAHKTVYPLYQKHVFQTFGTHKKANTFEEIKG, encoded by the coding sequence ATGACGCGGTTCAACAAGCAAAATAATGTAGTGGATGTAATTGGTATTGGCATCGGTCCATTTAACCTAGGGCTTGCCGCATTATCTGAGGAAGTAAATGACATTAACGCTTTGTTCTTTGAAAGAAGTGAAGCGTTCCATTGGCACCCTGGAATGCTCATTGAAGGCACAACACTTCAAGTTCCCTTCTTAGCAGACCTTGTCAGCATGGCAGATGTCCAAAGTAAATATAGCTTTCTAAACTATTTGCAAGAGCAAAATCGTTTGTATTCTTTTTACTTCTTAGAAAACTTTCATATTCCGCGTAAGGAATACAGTCATTACTGCCGCTGGGTAGCTGAGCAATTAGATTCGTGCCGATTTGGTATGAATGTAGAATCGATCTCTTTCGTTGAGAAAGCAGGAGAAAAGCGGTTTAAAGTGCATGTTCGTCATATGAAAGATCAGACGGCAGATGTGTATGAAAGTAAGCATCTCGTCTTAGGTATTGGCACACAACCAGCAGTACCAGCATCGCTTCAGCCAGCTTTAGGAGATCGTGTGTTTCATTCTGCGGATTATTTAAATCGAAAGAAAGAAGGTTTTTTTAAAGGAAAGTCAGTGACTGTTATCGGCTCTGGTCAAAGTGCTGCGGAAGTATTTTATGACATTTTATCAGAGGATGAGGCGAAGGATATTCACTGGTTCACTCGGTCTAAAGGTTTTTTCCCAATGGAATATTCAAACCTTGGTCTTGAGTATTTCTCTCCAGACTATATTGATTTCTTTTATGAGCTTCCGCAAACAAAAAAAGATGCATTATTAAAGCAGCAAGACTTACTTTATAAAGGCATCAGCTCTGCGATGATCCGTGATATTTATCACTTACTCTATGAACGATCTGCCTGCGGGGAACAATTGAACACAGTGCTTCAAGCGATGACGGAGGTCAACTTGATTGAGGAAACAGCGGGCGGTTTAAAGCTTTCCTGTTCACAATGGGTAAAAGAAGAATCATTTACACATGAAACTGATATCGTCATTTTAGCAACTGGTTATCAATCGGTATTGCCGTCATTTATTGATCCGATTGCCCATCATATTGAATGGGATGATCAGGGACGATTCCAAATAGAACGTGAGTATCGTTTGAAAACAAAAATGATGGGCGAAAATGACATCTTCGTGCAAAATGCAGAGCTTCATACACATGGGGTCGGAGCACCAGATTTAGGACTCGGAGCCTACCGAAACAGCGTCATTATAAATGAACTTGCTCATAAAACAGTATATCCACTTTATCAAAAGCATGTCTTCCAGACATTTGGTACACATAAGAAGGCGAACACATTTGAGGAAATCAAAGGTTAA
- a CDS encoding GNAT family N-acetyltransferase: protein MRHRIEFIRAEYERDVRLVHKWMQEDYVHPFWHLNIPFPAFKKHFYQAIHDPHQTLYLGTIDGIPMSYFEAYNVKGDVIESYYHPAPHDQGIHLLIGEPEYVGKGFAAPLLRAMTEFQFQQNKRTEKIVAEPDIRNEKMIHVFEKCGFERVKPVNLPDKTGLLMFCDRDRFERKYNHDAVQQAK, encoded by the coding sequence ATGAGGCATCGTATTGAATTCATTCGCGCTGAATATGAAAGGGACGTCCGTCTTGTTCACAAGTGGATGCAGGAAGATTATGTTCATCCTTTTTGGCATCTGAATATTCCTTTTCCTGCTTTTAAAAAGCATTTTTATCAAGCGATTCATGATCCCCACCAAACCCTTTATTTAGGAACGATTGACGGGATACCGATGAGCTATTTTGAAGCGTACAATGTCAAAGGAGATGTGATTGAATCCTATTATCATCCGGCTCCGCATGATCAAGGAATTCATCTCTTAATAGGGGAGCCAGAATATGTCGGAAAAGGATTTGCTGCCCCATTGCTTCGTGCGATGACAGAATTTCAATTTCAGCAGAACAAACGAACGGAAAAGATCGTTGCCGAACCTGATATTCGCAATGAAAAAATGATTCATGTTTTTGAGAAATGCGGCTTCGAGCGGGTGAAACCAGTAAATTTACCAGATAAAACAGGTCTTTTGATGTTTTGCGATCGAGATCGATTTGAAAGGAAGTATAACCATGACGCGGTTCAACAAGCAAAATAA
- a CDS encoding bifunctional homocysteine S-methyltransferase/methylenetetrahydrofolate reductase: protein MGLLQDLQNRVLIADGAMGTLLYSYGIDRCFEELNLSKEDEVKRVHEAYVQAGADIIQTNTYGANYIKLSRYGLEEETKRINTKAMQIAKAAAGSAYVLGTIGGIRTFNKNAYSIEEIKRSFREQLYLLLNEQPDGLLLETYYDLEEAKAVLHIARKETELPIVMNVSMHEQGVLQDGTPLHDGLSELSSLGADVVGINCRLGPYHMIQALEGVPLFENSYLSVYPNSSLPSLEKGRLVYDTDNDYFRKSALEFRNQGARLIGGCCGTTPQHIRAMAEAVKDLAPVKEKKVKILKEESISLQDQRTEPGLDELAIQKRSIIVELDPPKKLNFEKFLTAAKELKKAGIDALTLADNSLATPRISNVACGALLKQQLDMRSLVHITCRDRNLIGLQSHLMGLDTLGLTDILAITGDPSKIGDFPGATSVYDLTSFDLIRLIKQFNEGLSFSGKPLGKKTNFSVAGAFNPNVRHIDKAVKRLEKKVEYGADYFISQPVYSEEQLVKIHEEIRHLDQPIYIGIMPLTSSRNAEFIHHEIPGIKLSDSIRDIMAKAGDDKEKQRTEGLAIARSLIDTACDLFNGIYLITPFLRSDLTAELTNYIHQKDKGAKAHVNYHGTAKETKSRL from the coding sequence ATGGGCCTATTACAAGATTTACAAAACCGCGTGCTGATTGCTGATGGAGCAATGGGAACACTTTTATATTCTTATGGAATTGATCGCTGCTTTGAAGAATTAAATCTATCAAAGGAAGATGAAGTCAAAAGGGTACATGAGGCGTACGTACAGGCGGGAGCTGACATCATCCAAACGAACACGTATGGAGCGAATTATATTAAACTATCCCGCTACGGTTTAGAAGAAGAAACGAAACGTATCAATACAAAAGCTATGCAAATTGCCAAAGCAGCCGCAGGCTCTGCTTATGTACTCGGAACGATTGGCGGCATCCGAACGTTTAACAAAAATGCATACTCCATTGAGGAAATTAAACGAAGCTTTAGAGAGCAGTTGTATCTTCTATTAAATGAACAGCCTGACGGACTATTACTTGAAACCTATTACGACCTCGAAGAAGCAAAGGCGGTTCTACACATCGCACGCAAAGAAACGGAACTCCCTATTGTCATGAACGTATCCATGCACGAACAAGGTGTCCTGCAAGATGGAACGCCGCTCCATGACGGTTTATCTGAATTATCCTCTCTTGGAGCTGATGTCGTCGGCATTAACTGCAGACTAGGTCCCTATCATATGATTCAGGCACTCGAAGGTGTGCCGCTTTTTGAAAATTCTTATTTATCTGTCTATCCAAACAGCAGTCTACCATCTCTTGAAAAAGGTAGACTTGTCTATGATACAGATAATGATTATTTCCGAAAGAGTGCACTAGAGTTTAGAAATCAAGGTGCCCGTCTTATCGGTGGCTGCTGCGGAACGACCCCTCAGCATATCCGAGCCATGGCGGAAGCTGTAAAAGATTTAGCGCCGGTCAAAGAAAAAAAAGTCAAAATTTTAAAAGAAGAAAGCATTTCACTCCAAGATCAACGCACAGAACCTGGGCTTGACGAGCTTGCCATTCAAAAGCGGTCAATCATCGTGGAACTGGACCCGCCAAAGAAGCTCAACTTTGAAAAATTTCTTACTGCTGCGAAAGAATTAAAGAAAGCAGGCATTGATGCTCTGACGTTAGCCGATAATTCCCTTGCCACCCCGCGCATTAGCAATGTGGCATGCGGCGCTTTGCTGAAGCAGCAACTCGATATGCGTTCACTTGTTCATATTACTTGTCGAGATCGCAATTTAATCGGATTGCAATCACATTTGATGGGACTTGATACTCTCGGATTAACCGATATTTTAGCGATTACAGGCGACCCTTCAAAAATCGGTGACTTCCCAGGAGCAACGTCTGTTTATGATTTAACGTCCTTTGATCTGATCCGTCTGATTAAACAATTTAATGAAGGACTCTCCTTCTCAGGCAAACCGCTTGGTAAAAAGACCAATTTTTCCGTGGCAGGAGCGTTTAATCCAAATGTTCGTCATATTGATAAAGCCGTCAAACGCCTTGAGAAAAAAGTAGAATACGGTGCTGATTATTTCATCTCACAGCCAGTTTATTCAGAGGAACAGCTTGTGAAAATTCATGAGGAAATCCGTCACCTCGATCAACCGATTTACATCGGCATTATGCCTTTAACAAGTAGCCGGAATGCAGAATTTATTCACCATGAAATCCCAGGCATCAAGCTGTCTGACTCGATTCGTGACATCATGGCAAAAGCAGGGGATGACAAGGAAAAACAGCGAACAGAAGGGTTAGCGATAGCCCGCTCTTTAATAGACACTGCTTGCGATCTGTTTAATGGCATTTATTTAATTACACCTTTCCTTCGATCAGATTTAACAGCAGAACTGACGAATTACATTCACCAGAAAGATAAGGGGGCAAAAGCACATGTCAACTATCACGGAACAGCTAAAGAAACGAAATCTCGTCTTTGA